The Bacteroidales bacterium region ATTGGTTATTGGTTATTGGTTATTGGTTATTGGTTATTGGTTAACTTTATTTTTAATTTTTAATTCTAAATAAATTGTGTCTGATATCACTTTATTAAAAAAAGACCTTGAAGAAAAGATCATACAGGAACTGAAAACCGTCTATGATCCGGAAATCCCGGTCAATATATATGACATCGGCCTTATTTATAAGTTGACGATCGATGATGATTTTTTGGTCCATATAATGATGACACTCACCACCCCCAACTGCCCGGTTGCCGAAAGCCTTCCGCAGGAAGTCAGGGAAAAGATCAAAGCAGTCGATGGGGTTAAAGATGTTGACCTGGAGTTAACTTTCGAGCCGCCATGGACAATGGAAATGTTAACGGATGAAGCGAAACTTGAACTGGGACTTATGTAATGCAAGCAATTCCCGGTCCCATATTATCCCAGATTAACTCCCCAAAGGACTTAAAAAGGCTCCATGAGGATCAGCTGCCTGCGCTTTGCAGGGAGATCCGGGATTTCCTCATTGAAGAGACTTCTCAGAATCCCGGACATTTAGGTTCAAGCCTTGGTGCGGTGGAACTGGCGGTTGCCATCCATTACGTTTTCGACACCCCATACGATAAACTGATATGGGACGTGGGCCACGAGGCATACGCGCACAAGATCCTTACCGGGCGAAGGGATGTGTTTCACACGAATAGGATGTATGGAGGAATCAGCGGGTTCCCGAAGATGAGTGAAAGCGAATACGATGCGTTCGGGACCGGTCACTCTTCCACTTCCCTTTCGGCCGCCCTTGGAATGGCTGTTGCTTCAGGCCTGCAGGGCAACCACGACCGACTGCATATTTCCGTGATCGGTGACGCGGCCATTGCTGGCGGGATGGCTATGGAAGCCCTGAACAATGCCGGCATGCACCAGGCTAACCTGCTGGTAATCCTCAACGACAACGGCATTTCCATCGATCCGAATGTCGGGGCCATGAAAGATTATTTGCTTCAAATCGCCAAAAACCAGCCTACCCTTCACACCCGCAGCAATTTCTTCGAATCTTTTAATTTTCAATATTTCGGGCCAACCGACGGGCACGATGTCATTCAGCTTGTTCATCAACTGAAAGAGATAAGGCTTATACCCGGGCCTAAACTTCTTCACGCGATCACAACCAAAGGAAAAGGGTTTAAAAGGGCCGAAGAAGAACAGACGGTTTATCATGCACCCGGCCTGTTCAATAAAGTTACCGGTGAAATAATTGATACCGAATCGCCGGGCAACATCCCGCCGAAATACCAGCATGTATTTGGCCGGACGATCATCGAGCTGGCCGAGCAGAATGCAAAGATAGTCGGTATAACGCCGGCGATGCCAACGGGCTCTTCCCTGAACCTGATGATGGAAAAGATGCCTCACCGGGCATTCGATGTCGGCATTGCCGAGCAGCATGCCGTGACATTCGCCGCCGGCCTGGCAGCCCAGGGCATGATCCCGTTCTGCAACATATACTCCAGTTTCATGCAACGTGCTTATGACCAGGTGATCCACGATGTAGCCCTCCAGAAACTGCAAGTTGTTTTCTGCCTTGACCGGGGCGGGCTTGTCGGGGAAGATGGCGCAACGCACCATGGTGCATTTGACCTTGCCTATTTCAGGGTCATCCCAAACCTGACTATCTGCTCGCCTATGAACGAGGAAGAATTGCGGAACATGATGTACACCGCGCAATTACCAGGAGCCGGCACTTATGTGATCCGATACCCCAGGGGACGTGGCGTGATGCCCGACTGGATAAAGCCATTCAAGGCGCTAACTGTCGGTAAAGGAAGGAAGATCAAAAACGGCAGAGACCTTGCCATCATCTCCATCGGCCATACCGGCAACGAGGTGATTAAAGCTACGGATCAACTCGAATCTGAAGGCATTTCCGCTGCTCATTACGACATCCGGTTTTTAAAACCAATTGATGAAGAATTACTTCACGATATTTTCACCAGGTTCGATAAGATCATTACCGTTGAAGACGGCACCATAACCGGTGGCCTGGGAAGCGCTGTGCTGGAATTCATGTCCGATCACAACTACAAAGCACAGGTGATCCGTCTCGGCATACCTGACCGCTTTATCGAACAGGGAAGCGTCGGCGAGCTGCACCATGAGTGCGGGTATGATGCCTTCGGCATAGTTCAAAGTTCAAAGTTCATAGTGCAAAGTTGAAGACAAAATTCCAAATTCTAAATTCCAAATTCTAAACAAATTCCAAATTCTAAATTCCAAAATACAAAATACAAATAACCGCTAACCAATAACCAATAACAATATCTTTGAACTTTGCACTTTGAACTTTGAACTAATTTATGACCTGGGTTGAAATTACGGTACTCATTTTCTCCGGTTTGGCGGTTGGTTTTATCAA contains the following coding sequences:
- a CDS encoding SUF system Fe-S cluster assembly protein, which translates into the protein MTLLKKDLEEKIIQELKTVYDPEIPVNIYDIGLIYKLTIDDDFLVHIMMTLTTPNCPVAESLPQEVREKIKAVDGVKDVDLELTFEPPWTMEMLTDEAKLELGLM
- a CDS encoding 1-deoxy-D-xylulose-5-phosphate synthase; translation: MQAIPGPILSQINSPKDLKRLHEDQLPALCREIRDFLIEETSQNPGHLGSSLGAVELAVAIHYVFDTPYDKLIWDVGHEAYAHKILTGRRDVFHTNRMYGGISGFPKMSESEYDAFGTGHSSTSLSAALGMAVASGLQGNHDRLHISVIGDAAIAGGMAMEALNNAGMHQANLLVILNDNGISIDPNVGAMKDYLLQIAKNQPTLHTRSNFFESFNFQYFGPTDGHDVIQLVHQLKEIRLIPGPKLLHAITTKGKGFKRAEEEQTVYHAPGLFNKVTGEIIDTESPGNIPPKYQHVFGRTIIELAEQNAKIVGITPAMPTGSSLNLMMEKMPHRAFDVGIAEQHAVTFAAGLAAQGMIPFCNIYSSFMQRAYDQVIHDVALQKLQVVFCLDRGGLVGEDGATHHGAFDLAYFRVIPNLTICSPMNEEELRNMMYTAQLPGAGTYVIRYPRGRGVMPDWIKPFKALTVGKGRKIKNGRDLAIISIGHTGNEVIKATDQLESEGISAAHYDIRFLKPIDEELLHDIFTRFDKIITVEDGTITGGLGSAVLEFMSDHNYKAQVIRLGIPDRFIEQGSVGELHHECGYDAFGIVQSSKFIVQS